A section of the Lepus europaeus isolate LE1 chromosome 10, mLepTim1.pri, whole genome shotgun sequence genome encodes:
- the LOC133767711 gene encoding olfactory receptor 9K2-like, whose translation MGDRGANNHSETSDFILVGFRVRPELHVLLFLLFLLVYTAILLGNLGMLAVIATDPRLNTPMYFFLGNLSFVDLFYSSVIAPKAMANFWSESKSISFAGCVAQLFLFALFIVTEGFLLAAMAYDRFAAICSPLLYSAQMSPRLCAQLVAASYLCGCVASVLQTSMTFSVPFCASRAVDHFYCDTRPLQRLSCSGLFVQKMVSFSLSGVIILPTIIVILVSYVYIVSTVLRIPSAEGRRKAFSTCSSHLGVVGVLYGAVFFMYLTPDRFPELSKFASLCYSLVTPMLNPLIYSLRNKDVKEALRRLVEKKSALL comes from the coding sequence atgggtgacaggggagcAAACAACCACTCAGAAACCAGCGACTTCATCCTTGTGGGCTTCAGGGTCCGCCCGGAGCTCCACgtgctcctcttcctgctcttCCTGCTCGTCTACACCGCCATCCTCCTGGGGAACCTGGGCATGCTGGCTGTCATCGCCACCGACCCCCGGCTCAACacgcccatgtacttcttcctgggCAACCTCTCCTTCGTCGACCTCTTCTATTCCTCGGTCATCGCCCCCAAGGCCATGGCCAACTTCTGGTCGGAGAGCAAGTCCATCTCCTTCGCGGGCTGCGTGGCGCAGCTCTTCCTCTTCGCCCTCTTCATCGTCACGGAAGGCTTCCTCCTGGCGGCCATGGCCTACGACCGCTTCGCCGCCATCTGCAGCCCCCTGCTCTACTCCGCCCAGATGTCCCCGCGGCTCTGCGCTCAGCTGGTGGCCGCGTCCTACCTCTGTGGCTGCGTGGCCTCGGTTCTCCAGACCAGCATGACGTTCAGCGTACCCTTCTGTGCCTCACGGGCTGTTGACCACTTCTACTGTGACACTCGCCCGCTTCAGCGGCTGTCCTGCTCGGGCCTCTTTGTTCAGAAAATGGTGTCCTTTTCCTTATCCGGCGTCATCATCTTGCCCACCATCATAGTCATTCTCGTCTCCTACGTGTACATCGTGTCCACGGTGCTCAGGATTCCCTCGGCGGAGGGGCGCAGGAAagccttctccacctgcagctcccaccTGGGCGTCGTGGGGGTGCTCTACGGCGCTGTCTTCTTCATGTATCTCACGCCGGACAGGTTCCCCGAGCTCAGTAAATTTGCCTCCTTGTGCTACTCCCTTGTCACGCCGATGCTGAATCCCTTGATTTACTCTCTGAGGAACAAGGATGTCAAAGAGGCTCTAAGAAGACTTGTAGAGAAGAAAAGTGCTCTTCTCTGA
- the LOC133767710 gene encoding olfactory receptor 9K2-like: MGDRGANNHSETSDFILVGFRVRPELHVLLFLLFLLVYTAVLLGNLGMLAVIATDPRLNTPMYFFLGNLSFVDLFYSSVIAPKAMANFWSESKSISFAGCVAQLFLFALFIVTEGFLLAAMAYDRFAAICSPLLYSAQMSPRLCAQLVAASYLCGCVASVLLTSMTFSVPFCASRAVDHFYCDTRPLQRLSCSGLFVQKMVSFSLSGVIILPTIIVILVSYVYIVSTVLRIPSAEGRRKAFSTCSSHLGVVGVLYGAVFFMYLTPDRFPELSKFASLCYSLVTPMLNPLIYSLRNKDVKEALRRLVEKKSALL, from the coding sequence atgggtgacaggggagcAAACAACCACTCCGAAACCAGCGACTTCATCCTTGTGGGCTTCAGGGTCCGCCCGGAGCTCCACgtgctcctcttcctgctcttCCTGCTCGTCTACACCGCCGTCCTCCTGGGGAACCTGGGCATGCTGGCTGTCATCGCCACCGACCCCCGGCTCAACacgcccatgtacttcttcctgggCAACCTCTCCTTCGTCGACCTCTTCTATTCCTCGGTCATCGCCCCCAAGGCCATGGCCAACTTCTGGTCGGAGAGCAAGTCCATCTCCTTCGCGGGCTGCGTGGCGCAGCTCTTCCTCTTCGCCCTCTTCATCGTCACGGAAGGCTTCCTCCTGGCGGCCATGGCCTACGACCGCTTCGCCGCCATCTGCAGCCCCCTGCTCTACTCCGCCCAGATGTCCCCGCGGCTCTGCGCTCAGCTGGTGGCCGCGTCCTACCTCTGTGGCTGCGTGGCCTCGGTTCTCCTGACCAGCATGACGTTCAGCGTACCCTTCTGTGCCTCGCGGGCTGTTGACCACTTCTACTGTGACACTCGCCCGCTTCAGCGGCTGTCCTGCTCGGGCCTCTTTGTTCAGAAAATGGTGTCCTTTTCCTTATCCGGCGTCATCATCTTGCCCACCATCATAGTCATTCTCGTCTCCTACGTGTACATCGTGTCCACGGTGCTCAGGATTCCCTCGGCGGAGGGGCGCAGGAAagccttctccacctgcagctcccaccTGGGCGTCGTGGGGGTGCTCTACGGCGCTGTCTTCTTCATGTATCTCACGCCGGACAGGTTCCCCGAGCTCAGTAAATTTGCCTCCTTGTGCTACTCCCTTGTCACGCCGATGCTGAATCCCTTGATTTACTCTCTGAGGAACAAGGATGTCAAAGAGGCTCTGAGAAGACTTGTAGAGAAGAAAAGTGCTCTTCTCTGA